The genomic window GCTCCACCTCTGAATGCACTGACACAGCCTATGATGGAGTCAACAGCCTTCACAGTGGGACATCCACAGTACTCTCCCATAGACTCCCTGGGGTAGCCTCTGGCACTTTGAAGGGTGGGATGGACCTGGCTAAGCTTCAGAGCTTCCCTTGTGGCAATGTCAACTATGCATTTGACGGACAGAGCTATGAGTCAGAGAATCTGCCTTTGGCTAAGGCTGAAGTCCCAGTGGCAAAGGCCGGCTGTGCATTGAGTGTGTCTTTGGGAAGTGGCTTAGGACTGGGGCTCCACAGCTCAGCCAAAGCACCCAAACTGCTCTTGAAGAGACATGCCAGCTATGGACACGAGGATGTGAGGAGACATACCAAAGCTGATAAACCTCCCCGTGATCGTGACTCAGGATTCTCTCTGTCTGAAGACCTCAGCGTAACCCCAATCTAACACAAGCCTGGGACAACACTGAGCTGTGCTCAGCTGTGCATGGCTCATCTCCTCACAATGAAATGCTGGACTTTGATCAGAGCACTGTGTGCACCATTGCCACATGCTTGGTGCATGCTGAAGCAATCAAAGATATACTGTATGTCAGATTTTTCCTCAGAACAGCTTTAAATACTGCTGAGCCAGTACAAGTACTCTGTAGTGTAGAATACCTTCTTCAGCAGTGGATCGGAGGATTACTGTTGATGTTTAAGTTGCATTTGAAGTGTAGGCCAGCAGCCAACATAAAGATaaagatgattattattattattattattattattattattattattattattattattacatatgcTTTGTTCtgattataacaaagatcacaatttacattttttgtaaacGGTTTAAAAATAGAAAGGGGTACATAGGTTTCccattcaaaactgcagaactgataggCCCTTGTCCTAGACCTAGTGACATTTCACTGTAGCATAGAGAggatgttgttttatgtgtttttattttttatttttatgaacatTATTTGTATGACCTGGAGTCAAAATTGTTTACTTTTCACATGTACAGAGCACGGGGGCAGCCACGCCTTGAATACAGGACCAACAAAAATAGAACTCTGAATAAGCCAATGAAGAGGGAAAACTATTGTATAGTTACTTGGTTAAAAGGTCATGCTAGTCAATTTTACCTTATGCCTCCGTTAAGTTGTGGTCACTGCAGTGATGAGGACCTGTGTTGATAATATTTTTATGAATCAGAGAATGCAGTTGAAATGCTTTTTAGACACACTGGGCTAACTCTGctcttttagtttttagttgaCATTGTATATTAGTTTAAGCAGATCACTGCCATAAAATGTTTACTGAGGAGGAGACCAGCAACTCGCTGCtcgtttttgtgtattttgtttgtgttacaTAAATACAGTGTTTAAGTAGTTGTAGCTATTGTTTcgtgtttagttcagtttaattAACACTTGCAACAAATCTCCCAGTGCATAAAACATgtgtatttaaaacaaactagatAGTAGACTATTATGTTATACTGTAataaaattttacatttttataaacatatatatatatttttacagctGAATAATTCACATTGATGGTTATGTATGTAGCTTAGAGAATATACTATGCAATTTGCTGTCTCCTGATTCCTTACACATTATCcccaaaacagcaaaaacaattataaacttgtacaaataaataaacttgtacAATGTGTTGTAATATGTGTTTCTTAACATTACTTCACACCTTCtcctgtgttttatttctgaGTTTTGGAATAGCAGGTGGACAGAGTCCATGTGGATCTGATGTGAAATGCCCAATTTATGTTtgtctcacacaaacacagttaaacagatgGATTTGACTATTGTCCCACTGGGTGTGTGAGGGATCTTTCTGCAGTGTCATTTGGCCTGAGCATGACCAGATTATGGACTTACTTATAAAAGAGTTCCCTTCTCCAGAATAACttgcattttaacacacaccgaAGCACAAATTTCATAATCTTATTGCTGGTTAACTATAGACAATGGTCATAAGTTGTGGCTGGGTGTTGGCACAGTCTGGTTGTTATGGCTGCAGGACTCTATAGTTGCCTCTACAGTCTGGATGAGGTTCTGCAGACCCCACAAGTATCCatcctctctgtttccctcctgCCAGGGCACATTGTGTAGCAGCTGTCCTTCTGCAAGAGCCGTGGTCTTACCAAAGTCTATCATCCAGACCTGTGCCTTGCCTGATGCATCatggaggaagagcagagagcttCCGATCACCTGGAAACATCTACTTTACTAACAtgatatttaaactttaaactagaATCTGAACATGAGATTACCTCGTGTTGCTTGAAAAAGTGGGATTTGCTCAAGGCTTGCTGAATTTCTGCAAGTCTGCTCAAGTataatttctgtttttgttaaattgaaaaaaacaaacaaacgaaacaaaacaaatgtcatacaataaagattactcatTCTAGGAAATTTCATTCATGCTTTTCTGTGTCATGTACCAGGATGTCAGTGCTGCCTCCAACAAAGTCCTGGAAGATCTTGATGATATCCTGCTGTGAGCGTGTTTTCTTAAAGTCGGTCCGGCATGTCCCATCGCTCTTCTGTGAATAGACAACAGTCAGTATTTGCCCAGGCCACACCTGTGTGTTGATAGGGGCGGGGCACTGTTTACCTTGATGCCCTCGATCCTGTagcccagtgtgtgtgtggagctcagTGTCTCTCTCCACTGCATGTAGCGGGGCTTGGTGACTGCACCCTGGCAGTGTTCCTCTGCCGTGGGTCCCTCTTTGTCCACCTCCACCATCTTCTTATACAAGTCCTCTCGGGGGCGGGGGCGCTCTCGAGCCCGCACTAACTCCTCCTCAAGATATGTCCTGGAATACATCAACTTCATAAACACAAACCTAAGCAGTCGGCAGACTTGGAACAGTATGTGACAGACAATTGGCTGACAGCGTAAATATGCTTATTCTTTAAGAGTAAGTGAATTAGAAAGACCAACTTTGGGCCTGGGGTAGGGCACAAAAAAGCTGGGCTCTGATAAATTCATTATGATtctgcacacaaacactgacaAGCTTGGCTACTGTTAGAGTTTAAAAAATGCAAACGTGTTCTCACCTTACTCCCATTTTACAGTCCATGACGCTCGGCTGGTCAAAGTATACCAGCAAGTCGTTCAAGTGGAGAAAACCTTGTCCGTCGCTCTCCACCACACCATGGTACTGTGGTACAAAGGGCAGCAGTGGGTCCTCTTGGAGCTTCTCAAAACACTGCTTCTCATTCTCAGAGAGCTTCTTCAGAATAGTTCCTTCTTCTGCTGATTTAAAACTCCCTGCAGAGAGTGAAGCACGTTCTGTTAAGCTCCCTCAGACTATGCACAGTGATGACATAGGCAGAATAATGAGATATTTGCCTTTGTGGCCTGCCAGCTGCACCCAGTTGACTTTTCTCTTGAGAGAGCCTCGAAGAGGCCAGCGGACGAAGGTTTTGAGCTTCGACCATGACCTGACCTGCACACAACACAATGGCTTCACTCACTTTTTTTTCTACACACTCGCCATCTCTGTTCAGTTTGACACTGTTGAAAAAGGACTGAATGTGTATGCCCAAAGTTCTAGTTACAGTGAAAACGTCCAAATGTCATGGGGTCATTTCTGTAAACTGAGAATGAACATAATAGCCTATATACTGCCAGTAATAATATGTGTGTATGGTATATGTGTGTTTCAGCTGACTGAGCATGCTCTGATTGAAAGAGGAAATGAAACAGGGACAGTTTACACAGTGGAAACCTCTGTTAAATATCAAGTCTGGGCTTCTCTCATATCTGCATGTGAACAATACTATTCACTGCACTTCACACAGTTCACacgtgctctctctcttctctacagACTTGTGGAGTGGAGGCAAGAATGACTGAATCTGGTTTTCCAGGACCTGATGGGAGCATGTGTATAATGTGAATATGCCGCATTAGAACACCAACCATGCCTACAAAGCTCAGACCCCTCAATAAACTTTTGGCAGGTCATTTTGACACTGGTTGTTGGGTTGGGCCTTTATATGTCACAACAGGGACATAACTGAAAACTCTATTTTgtatccacaaaaaaaaaaaatatatatcctcTGAACTGAGATGGGATTATAATATTACCAAAACATGCATGTGACAAACAGAGCAGGTTttcaaacaggactgaacatTATCTAGAGTGCGGAGTAGTCATGTCTGAAACATTAGGTCATATTATAAAAGGGGTGCGGACTTTCTAGTCCGCACCCCTTTTATAATATGACATAATGTTTCAGGTATGACTACTTTCGTCATTGCCTTTATATACTATAAACATGTATGTAATCTTTGAAATCAGTAATATTAGTGTTCCAGTCCTTTACTCGCCACCAGAAACAGATGGCAGGGCAAGTATAGATCCAGTGCAGTTTAGATTTTTGTAACGTGTTTTCGTTGAGTCACAGATTTTATCTTGGAGCAGCTGCTCAATACAAGTTAAGAATTATTTAGGCACAGTGAACTACACGGTCTGCAGCCTGTagcctttattttaatttcatgcTTCCCTTTTGTTTTTCCGTGCATGAAGACCGGTTAGCCACTGTTGCGCCGTGGATGGACGCGTGTGAGCCGCGCTGGGTATGGCTGCAGTCCATGCGCAAGTGCGCGTACTCACCTCACACGGGTCCCCCAGCTGCTCTAGGGTCACAATTCCCCGGCCCTTGCTCTCGCTGT from Periophthalmus magnuspinnatus isolate fPerMag1 chromosome 22, fPerMag1.2.pri, whole genome shotgun sequence includes these protein-coding regions:
- the itpka gene encoding inositol-trisphosphate 3-kinase A; protein product: MPKETRRKSTRDLFATGLSDGSRSERRIHELQAPSMAIPQVTITPECGSSVTVQQEDWGPTGDGTLRRTRSNTSISSTGSSTLESEDDLHSDSESKGRGIVTLEQLGDPCEVRSWSKLKTFVRWPLRGSLKRKVNWVQLAGHKGSFKSAEEGTILKKLSENEKQCFEKLQEDPLLPFVPQYHGVVESDGQGFLHLNDLLVYFDQPSVMDCKMGVRTYLEEELVRARERPRPREDLYKKMVEVDKEGPTAEEHCQGAVTKPRYMQWRETLSSTHTLGYRIEGIKKSDGTCRTDFKKTRSQQDIIKIFQDFVGGSTDILKLYLSRLAEIQQALSKSHFFKQHEVIGSSLLFLHDASGKAQVWMIDFGKTTALAEGQLLHNVPWQEGNREDGYLWGLQNLIQTVEATIESCSHNNQTVPTPSHNL